The window AACTCTAAGCGACAGCAGCTGGTACTATCGATTCACTCCAGAACTTGTGGAGTTTCTTCATCAGTGTGTTATTCACGGCATAGAAGAGCTTGCAAAAGAACCTGGTAGAAAACTTAGCAAGAAACTCGAAAATTTCCAGGATGTTATCATTCAGGACAGCACAATTGTTCGTCTTCACTCCTCTTTAGCAGACAAGTTTCCGGCAGCAAGAGCAAGAACAGTAGCTGCAGGGATAAAAGTAGGAGTTATGGTAAGTGCAATTGCTAATGGACCTAAAACCGTTGCTTTGTACTCTGAAAAAACAGCTGAGATAAAAACATTGAAAATAGGTCCCTGGATCAAAGACCGTATTCTTCTTGTTGATCTTGGTTTTTACAAAAATCAAATGTTTGCAAGGGTTGACGAAAATGGGGGATATTTTGTCTCAAGGATTAAGAAGAATATGGATCCTATTGTTGTTTCTGTTGAAGAGGGACTTTCTAAAACAAAAAGTAAAGAGATAGCTGGAAAACCTGTTAGTGAGTGTATTAAACAACTTTCAGGAAAAGATCTTGATGCTGTTGTGAAAATAAAGTTTAAAAGAAGAGCATATAAAGGTAAGCAAAAACATGATGAGATGCGTGTACGTCTTGTTGCGGTGTATAATGATGAGGACGAAAAGCACCACATATATCTCACAAATATTCAAAAAGATGTTTTGAACGCAAAAGACATTTCAAAATTATATGGGGCAAGATGGGATATAGAGCTACTTTTCAAGGAATTAAAAAGCAAATACTCTCTTGACGTTCTTGAAACAAAGAATGTGCAGGTAATTGAGGCTCTAATATGGACAGCAATGTTGACATTAATCGTTAGCAGAAGAATTTATTCTCTTGTAAGAAACTCAACAGCTCATCCTGAAAAAATGGCTCAATATACACAGTTACGTTGGAGCACAATATTTGCAGAGAATGCATCAGATTTGTTGACAGTAATTCTGAATAGATACGGAATTCAAAGAACTTTTGAAACAATAATGAGTGTATATGAAAGTCAAGCATTGGATCCGCATGTAAACAGAGAAAGGTTCAGAGAAGAATTCTTTTTATGAAAAGGTGATCTGAAAAACACTATTGGTAGATGGAAGTAAGTTCTTAACCGATGACCAATGAATCGCTTTATGGAATAATCTGGTTATCCCCTGCTCCATGGTTGATATTTTTAGTATTAAAGCTTCCAGCACGGCTATTGAGTTCGTTTATATCTGGTATGCAGGCGGGCTCAAGCGGAGCGCTGCGCGTGAAAAGAAAGAACTTGAAATGCAATTTACGAACATTTCAGAATAATATCAACCAATTAATCAGGTAGCAGCGGTTATTTTAGCTGAACTTTATTTATTCAACTGGACAGACCACCGCTTAGATTCCCTATTGACTCTAATCTTGTCTTCCCTGGAAAGCCAGCCAATAGCCATCAAAGCAATCTGGGAATCAAAGCCGTTCGTGCCCAGATGAGTCTTTATCTGGTTCAGGCTACATTCCCCTTCTTCCAGCTTGTGGTATAGCACTCCTGCAGCTTCCCCTATCTTTTGATTCATATACTCAACCATGTTTATCACCGATTTTTATTTTTGATTACAATTTGCTGTTTTTGAGAATTTTGTGTTGGTTAGCGGAATATACATATTATGAAAAATATTAAGGAGATAAACTCAAGAAGATTTCACTTTGGAATACACCGTAAACCCGGAACCAGATTCCAGGTTCTCTAGAAAGAATCTCTGCCCTTTGTTGCAAATAACCCTGACCATTACTACCCGTAGTCCTTACACATCCCCCAAAATGAGCAGATTTTCTTGAGATTATGGTGCATATGCTTCTTAAGCAATATGTTATTGCTGTATATGCTATCTTGAGCAATTATAAAAGCCTTCTTGAAAATAGCCTCTTAAACATAATTGAATATAATTGAATATATATAATTTTGATTAAAATTCCAGAATAATATTCCGCATAAGGAAGACAATGACATCAACGTTTTATACCAACCTTAAACAAATGATTAGTGGGGTAATCGTTTATTAATCTTTCAACCGGGGCTGGTCTTGATGAACTTGCTGGGTATGAACATACATGATGTTTTTACAAAAATAGACAGCTTTGTCTGGGGACCTCCCCTTCTGATTTTGCTGGTGGGAACCGGGATTTTCCTGACCATAAGCCTTGGGCTGATCCAGATCTTCAGATTGCCCCTTGCTCTCAAATATGTCCTGAATTCGAGAAAATATGAAGCCGGTGTCCTGGGGGACGTCTCAAGCTTTGCTGCGCTCAGTACGGCGCTTTCGGCAACGATAGGGACCGGAAACATTGTAGGGGTTGCAACTGCAATCAAGATTGGGGGACCCGGAGCTCTTTTCTGGATGTCCCTTGCCGCCTTTTTCGGGATGGCGACAATGTATTCCGAATCCCTGCTGGCAGTCAAGTACAGGACAATTGACGCAAACGGGCAGATGTCCGGTGGCCCCATGTACTATATCAAAAATGGGCTGAGCCATAAAAAGTACAGCAAAATTCTCGCTTCGCTCTTTGCCATCTTCGGGATAAATGTGGCCCTTTTCGGGATAGGGACCTTCCCTCAGGTAAACGCAATTGTGGATTCGGCCCGGATAGCTTTTGATATCCCCGAAATCCTGAGTGCAGCCGTGCTGAGCCTGCTTGTGGCTTTTGTGACGCTCGGAGGGATCAGGAGGATTGCGGCTGTTGCCCAGTTAATGGTACCTTTTATGGCAATTGCGTATGTTCTGGGCTGCATTGTGATTATCGGGCTGAACCTTGACAAAATCCCTGCAACCTTTTCTCTGATCCTCAGTTCCGCTTTTACAGAAACAGCAGCTAGGGGCGGCTTTCTCGGAGCCGGGGTGATGCTTGCAATCCGGATGGGAATTTCCAGGGGGATCTTTTCAAACGAAGCGGGGCTAGGGAGTACACCTATTGCAGCTGCAGCCGCAAGGGTCAAAGAACCGGCAAAACAGGGTTTGATCTCCATGACGGGGACCTTTTTCGATACAATCGTAGTCTGCCTCATGACCGGAACTGTGCTGATCATGACGGATTCCTGGACAGGGGACCTTGCTGGAGCCTACATGACCAGTTACGCTTTTTCCACCGTGCTCTCAGACCTCGGGAGCTTCATCGTGACCGTGGGCCTGATCTTCTTTGCCTTCACAACCATCATCGGATGGAACTATTACGGGGAACGCTGCACGGAATTCCTTTTTGGGGTCAGGGGGATTCTTCCATACAAGCTTCTTTATATCCTCATTGTTGCCTCCGGAGCCTTCCTGACCCTTGACGTCATCTGGATTCTGGCAGATATAGTAAACGGGTTGATGGCGATTCCGAACCTGATAGCCCTTCTTGCGTTGAGAAATGTCGTTGTAGCCGAGACCAGAAAATATTTTGGGGGGCTGAGATTCGAAGACTAAAATCAAGCCACTTGGGCAGGATATCTGAAATCTGACCTGGATACAAATCCGGATGAGGAATGAAGAATAAAACATGAGGAATGAAGAATAAAACATGAGGAATGAAGAATAAAACATGAGGAATGAAGAATAAAACATGAGGAATGAAGAATAAAACGTGAGGAATGAAGAATAAAACATGAGGAATAAAACCTGAAGAATACAACCTGATGAAGGTTGCAAATAAAGTGTAACGGTTATAAGCAACTCCCATAGATTGTTACCTATAAAATTTACCTCTCCAGAACAGGATTGTTACCCATGAAGTCCACCCATCAAGAAAAAAATCCCAGGGCTGTGAAAAAGAGATGCATAAAAACAGATCCAGCCTCTGCAGCTACCTTCTGTTTTTTTGCGGCCATACTGATGATAACCGTCTTCCTGACCTCCACGGCTTCTGCGGCTGTGGTTTCCGGAAACACCCATCTTGAGGTTTCTGTATCGGAAATAACTCCTAACCCTGCCAGGCCCGGAGAAGACCTGCTCATAAAAATCAACATCGAAAATACCGGAAAAGACCCCGCCGAAAACGTGAAAATAGGAATTGAGGAACTTGACCCCTTCATTTTTACGTACAGCACCTCAGGGGTTTACGGTTCCGGAACGAACACCGAGCGCATCTTTCAAATTGAACAGATCAGCCAGCGCGCAAAAGTCGAGCTAAACTTCCACTTCAGGGTGGACGAAAGGGCGACATCGGGAGTCCGCCAGCTTGAGTTCACCATAGTAGATGGGGACGGGGTGAGCTTTTCGAAAAGGATTCCTATCAAGGTGGAAGGAAACCCTGACATTGTGCTCATGGGCACTGTAATCACTCCGGTAAACGGAGAGAACTCTTCGGTTGACGCCCTGATCCCGGGACAGGAATTCTACCTTCGGACTACGGTTAAGAACGCAGGGAATGGAAATGCAAAAAATGTAAGGGTGATTCTTGACTTAAATGGTTCTTCCCCTCTTATCCCCCTCGAAGACAACGTCCGTTTCTTTGAGGGTCTGAAAGCCGGAAGTTCTGAGAACCTGTCGTTTAAACTCCTTTTAGGCAGCAACGCAGAGGTGCAGCCCTACAAAATCCCCCTCAGGATCACAGCTTCAAACGAAGCCGAGGATTTCCAGATCAACAAAGCCCAGGAAATAGGGGTTAACGTGCTGAACCAGGCGAATATTAACATTGCAAGCCTGAAATTCGACCCCCAGATGCCTGTTAAAGGACAGCAGGTCTCCATGATCCTGCGGCTTGAAAATGTGGGAGAAGGAGAAGCCCGTTTCGTGAAAGCCAGTCTCGAAGGGCTCGAAGGTTCCGGAAGCACGAAAGCTTTCCTGGGACGCTTGAAAAAGGACGATGACGCCCCGGCAGTTTTCACTTTCATCCCGGATAAAGCAGGAGACCAGGAAGTCACTCTGCTTGTCGAATATGAGGACGACTTTGGGGAGCACCAGCTTAGCGAGGATCTGACTTTCAATGTGGACAGACAGACGGGGAGCATTATCCCCATTGTACTGGGAGCAGTCCTTATTCTTGCAGCTGCAGTCTTCTACATGAAAAAGAAAGGAAAGCTCTAAAGACTGCATCTAAGAATAAATCAGAAGCAAAATAAACCAAGCAGGACACCTGATTATGCTTGATAAAGCGAAAGTCTCCTTCTTCCTTGCCAGCCGTTCCATAACAAGGGGCAATAAGGGGATCACAATCTTTACGGTCATTGTGTTGGCCCTGATCTTCGTGCAGCTTGTGCTCTTTTCGAGCATGTTAGCCGGGGTCACGCTCAAGTTTAACGAGCTTATGGTGGACTTTCAGACCGGAAATGTCGTGGTCGAACCCAGGGAAGAGGAACGCTATATAGAGGACGCATCAGCCCTCCAGAAGAAGATCGAAAGCCTCCCCCAGGTGGTTGGGACCTCAGCTCGTCTGAAGACCTCGGGGAACTTCCACTACAAGGAAAAAGAAATGGGAGCCACGGTTTACGGGATTGATCCTGAGGATGAAAACTTTGTAACAGACCTCCAAGACGCCGTCATAAGTGGGGAATTCCTGAGCAGGCCCGACCGTGGGGAGGTAATCCTGGGCAGGGAAGTTTCGGGAGGCTTCGGAGCCCTGATGGAATCAAGGTCTCTGGGCGGCGTGGAAGTGGGAGATACGGTGGAAATCACAATCAACGGCAAAACCCGGGAGTTCAGAGTCAAGGGGATCTACACCACCCGCTACTTCATGGTCGACGCCGGGGCCTACATCAGCAGGGTGGACTTAGAAGAGATGCTCGGCGTGGAAAAACGGGACCTTGCCCAGGAAATAGCTGTTAAGACCATCGCAGGCACGGACGAGTACGAGACCCGGACAGCTCTCCTCTCCCTGGGTATCAGGGAAAACATCCGCACCTGGCGCGAATTCGCAGGGATCCTCCGCCTGATAGAAAGCACCCTTGGGATGATCCGGGACATAATGAACGTGATCGGTCTCCTGATTGCCTTCGTGATCATCTTTGTAGTTATCTATGTAAACATCGTTAACAAAAAGAGGCAAATTGGAGTCCAGAAAGCCATAGGGATAGAGCAGAACGTGATCATAACTTCCTTTGTGCTCCAGGCCATGTTCTACGCGGGAATTGGCGTCATCCTGGGTTTCGCTTTCATGCGTTTTGGGCTTGCCCCCTACACAGCAGCACACCCGGTGGACATACCTCTCGGCAGCATGAGCCTGAAGCTGGACGATGCCGAAGCCATAAACCGTGCAGTCCTCCTCTTCCTTGCATCAATCATCGGCTCCGTTATCCCTGCCTACACACTGACGCAAAAAGACCTCCTGGAATTGATCTGGGGCAAATGAGAAAGAGGTTAAAAGAGGTTAAGGCATGGGTAAAATTGAAAGAGAAATGGAAAAAGAAATGGAAAAAGAAATGGAAAAAGAAATGGAAAAAGAAGTGGAAAATGAGCCCGGAAAGGAAAACATTGAGACTGGAAATGAAAACATGCCCGATAGAAAAAAAGAAGCTGGAACTGAAATTGCAGTGAATGCACTCAATGAAAAAAACGTAGATATTATCATCGAAGGCATTGACATTGTCCGAACCTTCCTGATGGGCGAAGTGGAAGTACGGGTGCTCCGAGGCATTTCCTTAAAAATCCAGCGTGGAGAATTTGTTGCTATTATGGGCCCAAGTGGTTCTGGAAAGACCACCCTCTTAAATCAGCTCGGTCTCCTCGACACCCCCAACTCCGGGAAAGTCATCATCAACGGTGCCGATACCTCTCTGATGTTCGACAGGGAAAAAGGCAGATTTCGCCTCCACAACCTGGGCTACGTTTTTCAGGACTACGCCCTCCTGCCCGAACTCACTGCCTCTGAAAACGTCTACATCTCCCTTATGATGCAGGGTAAAAGCAAAGCAGAATACGAATCAGCAGCTGCCGAAATCTTGGAGGCCGTAGGCCTTGGAGATCGCCTTTCCCAGCTTCCGTCCAAAATGAGCGGCGGCCAGCAGCAACGAGTCTCCATCGCAAGGGCGCTTGCTCACAACCCTATCATCCTCTTCGCTGACGAACCCTGCGCCAACCTGGATTCTAAAAACTCAACGGAAGTTCTGGACCTTTTCAAGAAGTTTAACAAAGAACTGGGACAGACGATCGTAATGGTCACACATGAAGACTGGCACGCGGAATACACTGACAGGGTGATCAGGTTAAAGGACGGGATGTTAGAGTAGAGCAGTAAATAGCTTACATAGTAGCTTACATAGCGTACAAATCAGTATTTTCAAGAAAATTATCATTGGATATTGGAACTGAGTCGATATTACTTTTGTATTTTAAAAAGTGAGGAAAAATGTCTACAGAAGAGAACAAAGCAATAGTTCGCCGATTCTTTGAAGAAGGGCCATCTAAGGGAAATCTGAGTGTTGCTAATGAATTGCTGTCCCCGAATTTCGTTATGCATGCGCCTCTTCCTGCCTCTCCGGGAATCGAAGGAATGGATGAAGTAATTACCATGTGCAGGGCAGCCTTCGAGAATCTCAATGTTACAATTGAAGACATGGTTGTCGAGGGCGATAACGTAGTTGCTCGCTTTACAGCTCGCGGAATGCATAAAGGTAATTTTATGGGTTTACCGGCTACAGGCAAACCGATAACCATGACTGGCATAGAGATCTTTCGCATTAAGGATGGTAAGATTACTGAGTTATGGGCTGAAGCTAACCTTATGGGTCTGATGCAGCAGTTAGGAATCTTTCCTATGCCTGGAGCCCAGGGTTAAATGTCATTACTTCTGCGATGCTGACTGCTGCTGGGGTTGAAGACAGGTTGAAGCAGTTTCCCTCCAAAATGAGCGGTGAACAGCAGCAGCGGGGTTCGATTGCCCGAATTGCCGCCCGAATTGCCGCCCGAATTGCCGCCCGAATTGCGCCTCGGGAGTACGCGGTCCTTTTCGCTGCGCTCAAGAGGACTACTTGATTGGTTTTTAGTAGTGAGCTTTGCTCAAGAGGGCTGAATTACAAATAGTTCACCAATGCAACCTTATTAGCTATATCGGGTCGTTCTTGTCACGCTCGAAGAGCGGCCATTCCGATGAAGTTTAAAAAGAAGAAAAGTCAAAATAAAAGCGACAGAAAAATCCTGTCGATGAATTCTCCCGAAAAATCGTAAGGATGAACAAAACAGAATTACTCTATATGAAAAATAACCTTTTTCAAGTTTCTTCTTTCTTCCTTCCGTTCACTTCTTTTTTCCTTCGACTTCTTTCTTTTTTCAACGGGCCGCCAGACAAGCTGACGGGGGCACTGTAAGATCTGAATTTAAAAGCGGTTTTGCAGGGTCAAGGAAAGTATTTCTTGGACTTTACGGCGCAGAAATCAGCTCTCATTTCCTGAATACGGATCATATATTATTTTTTGAATATGTTATTCAAAAAACAGTATAAAAAATATGCTTTTTATAAATTTATATAATTTTTCAGTCAGACATGATAAAACAGGGGAGTAAAAGGGGATTTTCTGAGGTATTATTTGGATTATTTGCCAGTGTATTAGCTGGGTATTTGTCACTTTATTTCAGGGATATTTGCCGGATTGAAACTTAAAATATTAGAAAAGTTCTTTTAGTAACACTCTCAATATAATTACTAAAAATTACAATCCTGGTCTGAGATTATATGCTTGTAGTATCTCTTCTAAATAAATATAAAAAATATCTGATGTGGTCCTATCGTACCCTCGGGTTTTTACAAACAGCCGGAAAATTTGCCTTTTTATTTTTATTAATGATTCTATTTAACCTGTATGAACTGGCTTACTATGTTCCCGGAGTGGAGGATCTGAGTAAGTCTCAGACATACCTTGATACTTACTGGTTTAACCTTGGATTAATGGCTTTAGGGGCACTAGTGTTGACTTTTCTTGCCGGTTTAATTTATCAGTTGTCTCACAGGGGACGTAAGTTTAACTTGGTAAATTTCCTTGAAACCAGCTTTCCGGAACTGAAAACAAGACTGAGTACGGCATATGATAACAGGCAGAATATCAACATAGTTACAAAGAAACTGCTTGAGGATGTGCATAGTCAACTTAGCGGCATCAAAATAAAAAAAATCGTCCCGAAAAACCAGATTTTCAGGTCTTTTTTAATATTTCTGCTGGCTGCAGGAGCTGTCACCTTCTGCATACACGAGGGCTTCAGCTTTGATGTCTCTCCCAGTCAGCTAATCGATGATATGCGAAACAATATGCCAAACATGAATGCCAGAGCGGCTTACGATGATAATGAGACCGTTGCCCCGGATTCCAGGTATAATATAGAGGCTGTAATCATAAAAAATGGAGATAAAGTTGAAATGAAAATCAACCCGAGCCTGGGACTCGGGTTCACCAGCCAGATAGATGCGGATACTAAACAAAATTTCAACGCTAGTTCAGACATCCCTAACGAAGAATTCAGGCAGAGTCAAACCTATTCGGAAAACCTGCCCGAAGAATATGAGCCTTTGATTAAACAATATTTTGAAGCACTTTCAACCTGAATTTTTCACCTTGATTCGTTCACCCTGATTCGTTCATCCTGAATCGTTCATCCTGAATCGTTCATCCTGAATCGTTCATCCTGAATCGTTCATCCTGAATCGTTCATACAGAATCGTTCATCCTGAATCGTTTACCCTGAATCGTTCACACTGATTCGTTCATACAGAATCATTCACCCAGAATAAATTATAGAAGTGAGGAGGTCGGATAAAGCAAAAAGCCCTTGAAGCAGCAGAAGTGCCCAAATTAGCAGTAAACACCTGATTTATGTAAAAAATAACGGAGTTTCAATATGATAGAGCTACAGGAAATCCAGCTTGAAGATTCAGAACTTAACTTAAAACCCACCTATGAAAAAGCCCCCCAGATTTTCGAGGTTATTTTTAAAGAAATTGGCAATGCTATCGTCGGCCAGAAAGAAATGATCCGACAGATCCTCATAACCATGCTGTGTGAAGGGCATGTCCTCGTTGAAAGCAATCCCGGGCTTGGCAAGACCCTTACGATATCCACGATTTCCCAGATCATGAGTATGAAGTTTAGCAGAATACAGTGTACACCTGACCTTATGCCTGCAGATATCACAGGGACTGATATTATCGAAGAAGACGAGAGGGGCTCAAAACACTTCAAATTCAATCAGGGCCCTGTCTTTGCAAACATCGTGCTTGCGGATGAAATCAACCGTGCTTCCCCAAAGACCCAATCTGCCCTGCTTGAAGCCATGCAGGAAAAGCAGGTGACTATTGCAAGTAAGACGTATTTGCTGGACAGGCCTTTCTTTATCCTGGCGACGCAGAACCCGATTGAGATGGAAGGGACCTATACCCTTCCCGAAGCCCAGCTTGACAGGTTTTTAATGAAGATTCGCCTGGATTACCCTGACCCCGAAGAAGAGTTTGAGATTGTAAACCGCTATGCTGAAGCTTTCAGGCCAGCTGTACGGAAATGTATGGACAAATCGACGTTTATCGAACTGCAACAGATAACCCGCAGAATTCCGATTTCAAACAAGCTCAAAAAGTATGCAATCGATATTGTAAACCAGACCCGAAATATGCCTGATATGATAGAAGCAGGTGCATCTCCACGTGCTTCAATTGCCCTGATCCTCTGTGCAAAGGCAAATGCGTTTCTTGACGGCAGGGGGTATGTTGATAAAGAGGACATTGACTCCATGGCCCTTCCAGTCCTCCGCCACAGGATAATTCTATCTTTTGATGCTGCAAGGAACAACATCACAAGCGATAAAATAATACTAAAAATCCTGGAGAGCAGAAACACAATTTTCTGACCCGGCCAGTGGAAAAAAAATGGCTGGAGGCAATGATAATACATGGCTGGCGCAAAACACACAATCGATACGTCATTCCTGACTCAACTCGACAGGTATGCGATCCCCCTCAACAGAAGGGTTTCTGCAATTCACACGGGCAGTCACCAGTCAACCAGGACAGGGGCAGGGCTTGACCTTATAGACCATCGAAAGTACAATCAGGGAGATTCATTAAAAAAAATTGACTGGAACCTGTATGCTCGTACGGAAAAACTCTATATACGCAGGTTTGAAGAAGACAAAAACCTTAACATGGTCATACTGCTCGACACCAGCAGCAGTATGCTCTTTCCTGAGAGTAATCCAAATAAGTTCGAATATGCATCAACAATAGCCGCGGGAGTTTCTTACATCGTAATGAAACATAATGATGTGTATACGATTGCAACATTTGCAGACGATGTGGATTACACAAAGGCACACAAAGGAAGGGACGACTTCCTGCGGACAATAGACTCCCTGACCAGGATTTCGGTTCGCGGGAATACAAAACTTGCAGATTGCGCCGACTCCGTATATCCGAGAATAAAAACGAAATCAATGGTGCTTATTATTTCAGACTTCCTGGACAGTATCGATTCGGTCCGCAATGCCGTTAACAGGCTGTCCAGACATGAGCTTGTGCTTGTACATGTTTATGATGAGACTGAAATGAACCTGCCTGAAACCGTGGACGGGGCAGTAAAATTCATTGACAGTGAGACTAACGAAGAAATCAGTTTCACGGTGGGTCCCAACTTTAAAAAAGAGTATGCTGCCGAATATGCAAAGCATGTGGCTGAACTGGAGAAAATTGCCTACAAGTTTAAAATTCCGTACTTCCGCGTCAGCCTAAAAAACCAGCCGATTGATACTGTTCTTAGAATTATAGGGGAAGGGTGATCCTGCCTATGGACTTTGAATTTTCTCCAGGCCTGGCTGCGCTTGCAGGCATAATTCCCCTTATAATAGTATACCTGTTTAAGCCTCGCCCAAAAAACATTATTCTGCCTTCCCTTATGTTCGTTCGGAGGATAAGCCAGAATGTGCTTGATTCCAGGCGCACTATCAGTAAAAAAATAACAGATCCCCTTTTTTTCTTACAGCTGCTGGCTCTTATTCTTATAGCAATAGCAATTGCAGGGCCCCTGTTAGAAGAGGTTAAAGCAGATTCCGAAAAGGTAGTAGTTATAATAGACTCGTCCGCAAGCATGAACGCACCAGATAGGACTGATGGCGCCAGGTCAATAGCAATAGAGAGCCTGGGCGAAGAAAATACAATTATCGCCGCAGAAAGTATTCCTGTGGTGCTTGCAAAAGCGCTGGATGCAGGCGATGCAAAAGGAGTAGTTGACCACCTGGAGGCAAAAAATACCCCGGGTGATATCCCCAAAGCGATTTTGACCGTTATAAACGATAAAGAGAACGAGAACGGAAAAATTGTAGTCATATCTGATTTTGAAAACTGGGCAGGAAGGGCACCTGAAACATACATCAGGATTGCAAACACGAAAAACATGGAGCTTGAGTTCAGGCAGGTAGGCAATAAAACTGCCAATTACGCAATTGTGGACGGTTATTTGAAAGACCGAAACGACGGGACGTATGAATATACATGTACAGTCAAAAACTTCAACAACAGAAGTGCAGACCTTGACATTCAATTAGAGAATCAGGCTGACTCCGCCTCCGGCACAAATGTGAGCAGTTCGGTACAGCTTGCAGGGTTCGGAGCGCAGCAAATAAAATTTTCAAATATCCCCCAGGGCACATCAACTGTAGAAATTATCAATGAGGATGCAATACCCTGCGATAACATTGCTTACATTTCAATCCCTGAAGTCAAAACAAAAAAAATCCTGGTCTTAACAGATGCCGAGGAGGCTGCAGGCAAGTCTCCTCTGATAACAGCAATATCCCTGCTGTCCGACATTCATGTTGATGTCAGGCAGGACCTTCCTGAGACTGTTACAGGGTACGATACCATAATCGTAAA is drawn from Methanosarcina lacustris Z-7289 and contains these coding sequences:
- a CDS encoding DUF58 domain-containing protein — translated: MAGAKHTIDTSFLTQLDRYAIPLNRRVSAIHTGSHQSTRTGAGLDLIDHRKYNQGDSLKKIDWNLYARTEKLYIRRFEEDKNLNMVILLDTSSSMLFPESNPNKFEYASTIAAGVSYIVMKHNDVYTIATFADDVDYTKAHKGRDDFLRTIDSLTRISVRGNTKLADCADSVYPRIKTKSMVLIISDFLDSIDSVRNAVNRLSRHELVLVHVYDETEMNLPETVDGAVKFIDSETNEEISFTVGPNFKKEYAAEYAKHVAELEKIAYKFKIPYFRVSLKNQPIDTVLRIIGEG
- a CDS encoding BatA domain-containing protein, producing MDFEFSPGLAALAGIIPLIIVYLFKPRPKNIILPSLMFVRRISQNVLDSRRTISKKITDPLFFLQLLALILIAIAIAGPLLEEVKADSEKVVVIIDSSASMNAPDRTDGARSIAIESLGEENTIIAAESIPVVLAKALDAGDAKGVVDHLEAKNTPGDIPKAILTVINDKENENGKIVVISDFENWAGRAPETYIRIANTKNMELEFRQVGNKTANYAIVDGYLKDRNDGTYEYTCTVKNFNNRSADLDIQLENQADSASGTNVSSSVQLAGFGAQQIKFSNIPQGTSTVEIINEDAIPCDNIAYISIPEVKTKKILVLTDAEEAAGKSPLITAISLLSDIHVDVRQDLPETVTGYDTIIVNSRYKPLPTLDVPGIVAYAKSGKDLIIIGNECLYDSLQMHGLYSILPVDIVSVEGEGSHTIETVGSGKNIFEEVSFNEVYLHRFLATTPKEGASVLAEVKGKGPLVSMWNIKNGTVTYVGFSDTTGKDAWNNFATTPTYPVFWVKLLRYMWGVGDISETNVNTGRYQAFDQKVAIKTPTETISSNFVYYDECGLYSLNQKTIAANLYDSMESNTFTEKRLNLTGENGEIHKVDLLTKSPDKLRKYLIYVLLLLLIIENAIMFRRRII